A genomic segment from Aspergillus puulaauensis MK2 DNA, chromosome 1, nearly complete sequence encodes:
- the AMT16 gene encoding 3-deoxy-7-phosphoheptulonate synthase (COG:E;~EggNog:ENOG410PG9I;~InterPro:IPR013785,IPR006219,IPR006218;~PFAM:PF00793;~go_function: GO:0003824 - catalytic activity [Evidence IEA];~go_function: GO:0003849 - 3-deoxy-7-phosphoheptulonate synthase activity [Evidence IEA];~go_process: GO:0009058 - biosynthetic process [Evidence IEA];~go_process: GO:0009073 - aromatic amino acid family biosynthetic process [Evidence IEA]): MAFFLQNPNVGDTNHLEDSRILGYNPLTPPNLLQHEIALTETARKTVLQGRDEASAVAHGTDTDKRRLLVVIGPCSIHDPEIALEYCDRLLKLKEKHKDELLIVMRSYLEKPRTTVGWKGLINDPDIDNSFNINKGLRVSRQLFVDLTNKGMPIASEMLDTISPQFLADCLSVGAVGARTTESQVHRELASGLSFPVGFKNGTDGSLDVAVDAIGSVKHPHHFLSVTKPGVVSIVGTVGNPDCFVILRGGKKGPNYDAASITEAKEKLIAKGLAPRLMVDCSHGNSEKNHKNQPKVAGVLAEQIAAGETAIMGVMIESNINEGAQKVPPEGKSGLKYGVSITDACISWEDTESTLETLAKAVATRREKLTSK; encoded by the exons ATGGCC ttcttcctccaaaaCCCCAATGTAGGGGATACCAATCACCTCGAAGATTCAAGAA TTCTTGGCTACAACCCTCTAACACCACCCAACCTTCTACAACATGAGATCGCCCTGACAGAAACTGCCCGGAAAACGGTTCTTCAAGGCCGAGATGAGGCCAGCGCCGTTGCTCATGGCACTGATACCGACAAGCGCCGCCTCCTCGTTGTCATCGGACCCTGCTCGATCCATGACCCGGAAATCGCCCTGGAATACTGCGACCGATTACTgaagttgaaggagaagcacAAGGATGAGTTGCTAATAGTCATGCGCTCCTACCTGGAAAAGCCCCGAACCACCGTCGGCTGGAAGGGTCTCATCAACGACCCGGATATTGACAACAgcttcaatatcaacaagggTCTGCGTGTTTCACGCCAGCTATTTGTCGACCTGACGAATAAGGGCATGCCCATTGCCAGTGAGATGCTGGACACAATCTCGCCCCAGTTCCTCGCGGACTGTCTCTCCGTCGGCGCCGTCGGCGCACGAACAACAGAGTCCCAGGTCCACCGGGAACTGGCCTCGGGTCTGTCGTTCCCCGTTGGCTTCAAGAACGGCACGGATGGCTCGCTAGATGTCGCTGTTGATGCCATTGGGTCTGTTAAACACCCTCATCACTTCCTGTCGGTTACTAAACCCGGTGTTGTTTCTATTGTCGGCACCGTTGGCAACCCGGATTGTTTCGTTATCCTGCGCGGTGGCAAGAAGGGCCCCAACTACGATGCTGCTAGCATCAccgaggcgaaggagaagctcatcgCCAAGGGCCTTGCTCCTCGTCTCATGGTCGACTGCAGCCACGGCAACTCGGAGAAGAACCACAAGAACCAGCCCAAGGTCGCCGGTGTCCTTGCGGAGCAAATCGCCGCAGGCGAGACCGCGATCATGGGTGTCATGATTGAGAGTAACATCAACGAGG GTGCCCAAAAGGTCCCACCCGAGGGCAAGTCCGGTCTCAAATACGGCGTCAGTATTACCGATGCCTGCATCAGCTGGGAAGACACCGAGTCAACGCTAGAGACACTCGCGAAGGCCGTTGCCACCCGGAGAGAGAAATTGACCTCCAAATAG
- a CDS encoding F-box protein (COG:S;~EggNog:ENOG410PJ7V;~InterPro:IPR001810,IPR036047;~PFAM:PF00646,PF12937;~go_function: GO:0005515 - protein binding [Evidence IEA]), giving the protein MPAFLGFSTPSLGTSQEVASGIPPTVTRRLLEFVPEDARRSLRLTCKSWARAIDEVSPLSLPTPNTIPSEILAQVFYLLSPRDFDNARRTCSQWMRASLSERLLESMLKRAGWWDSWLRDDRTRRPSCFANSGESPAWRMSKRFATECILSGRKMNVERSGFLTTSIVDFSQLSQADRSPTSRDSPYTSSFSNDVPVASSFHVSGCGNYLLVISGCIIRIYKLLTRRTANSTPMSTEDLRNTDIATVASITCPAEVLSAAIDTSTSIFTVAALMYNRLGMICDLVSVDWQDDDHAEGIVYDAFGSTTARSGHFRNLYSMKMASRHFYYDICSAEDPPHSLSICPGYRCVAFGSDSGIELRWVDQQTNKYCRKYLAMSQPSEILHFMPNQLDTPLEFRLISSLAGPGMEGCGCENLPLGESRPSCPFHAMKNDVQTFSRWAPDQKDRVGLVRTTQCHHYRAVPVNDGVHVLFVEPRSGFLCVGSDAPIDGPTSLTRALVCVPPFGNDGPDGHKDTPLPTAFTSGSDLNWGLRVVAAYGDRLVLYSVPLDVFNVLKKERERQGDGVMADSDLARDFFVNQQRGHKRRGSLAQNQNGDWDFLLSVSYRPTAMMWPFKIYGKEIGRVQNVVELSLQSSHGGARIWAFGASGETNIIDVDTFTSSSQHASKIPCKSFTIGSDGHIASAQLVNRSENCLIQPDVSRKRKQCESRAEFIGRHMLRQHSSPAMISSRNASTASDFLNAGDRRPSFAARIVDVKIPELEGRWMEAEAVY; this is encoded by the coding sequence ATGCCTGCATTTTTGGGCTTTTCAACTCCCAGTTTGGGCACCAGTCAGGAGGTGGCTTCCGGAATACCACCTACAGTTACTAGGAGGCTATTGGAATTTGTCCCAGAGGATGCTCGTCGTTCCTTACGTTTAACATGCAAATCCTGGGCTCGCGCTATTGACGAGGTGTCGCCACTCTCGCTTCCCACGCCGAACACTATTCCATCAGAAATCCTTGCGCAGGTCTTTTATCTATTAAGCCCTCGAGATTTCGATAACGCTCGGCGAACCTGTTCGCAATGGATGCGCGCCAGTTTGAGTGAACGCCTACTAGAAAGTATGCTTAAGCGAGCAGGCTGGTGGGATAGCTGGCTCAGGGACGATCGTACTCGACGCCCTAGTTGTTTTGCCAATAGTGGAGAAAGTCCGGCATGGAGAATGAGCAAACGGTTCGCAACCGAGTGTATTTTGTCAGGCCGCAAAATGAACGTCGAGAGAAGCGGCTTCTTGACAACTAGTATTGTGGACTTCTCGCagctttctcaagcagaccGTTCACCAACATCCCGTGACTCGCCTTAtacctcttccttctcgaacGACGTACCGGTAGCGTCCAGCTTTCATGTCAGCGGCTGCGGGAACTATCTACTTGTGATTTCGGGCTGCATAATCCGCATATATAAATTGCTCACCAGACGCACGGCAAATTCCACACCGATGTCAACGGAAGATCTGAGGAACACAGATATTGCTACTGTTGCCTCTATAACTTGTCCGGCCGAGGTCCTGTCGGCTGCTATTGACACTAGTACTTCGATATTCACTGTTGCAGCTCTAATGTATAACCGACTGGGCATGATATGCGATCTTGTCTCAGTCGATTGGCAAGATGACGATCATGCAGAGGGAATTGTCTACGATGCTTTTGGTAGCACTACTGCGAGAAGCGGCCATTTCAGGAACTTGTATTCGATGAAAATGGCATCTCGACACTTCTATTACGATATTTGCTCTGCTGAAGATCCTCCCCACAGTCTTTCGATTTGTCCTGGCTATCGCTGTGTCGCATTCGGCTCTGACTCTGGGATCGAATTACGCTGGGTTGACCAACAGACCAATAAATATTGTCGAAAGTATTTAGCCATGTCACAACCGTCAGAAATCCTGCATTTCATGCCAAACCAGCTGGACACCCCTCTGGAATTTCGACTTATTTCATCACTAGCTGGCCCAGGGATGGAAGGCTGTGGTTGCGAAAATCTGCCACTGGGCGAATCACGTCCTTCTTGTCCATTCCATGCTATGAAGAACGACGTTCAAACGTTCAGTCGATGGGCCCCGGATCAGAAAGACCGAGTAGGCTTAGTGAGAACAACGCAATGCCATCATTATCGAGCAGTTCCAGTTAACGACGGTGTTCATGTTCTGTTCGTTGAGCCTCGCAGCGGATTTCTCTGTGTCGGATCGGATGCCCCAATCGATGGGCCGACGAGTCTCACAAGAGCACTTGTTTGCGTTCCTCCATTTGGAAATGACGGTCCTGACGGGCATAAGGATACACCACTTCCTACGGCCTTCACATCTGGTTCAGATCTGAATTGGGGACTCCGTGTGGTGGCGGCATACGGAGACCGACTTGTGCTTTATTCCGTGCCGCTGGATGTGTTTAAtgtgttgaagaaggaacgTGAGAGACAAGGTGACGGTGTCATGGCCGACAGTGACCTTGCGCGGGACTTCTTTGTCAACCAGCAACGGGGTCATAAACGCCGAGGCAGCCTAGCTCAGAACCAAAACGGAGACTGGGATTTCCTTCTCAGTGTCAGCTACAGACCAACGGCCATGATGTGGCCGTTCAAAATCTACGGAAAGGAAATTGGCCGGGTGCAGAATGTGGTTGAATTGTCTCTTCAGTCTTCTCATGGAGGTGCTCGCATCTGGGCATTTGGTGCCTCGGGTGAAACCAACATTATTGACGTCGATACGTTTACGTCTTCCTCGCAGCATGCTTCCAAAATACCATGCAAATCATTCACTATCGGCTCCGACGGGCATATCGCATCCGCCCAGCTGGTCAATCGCTCTGAGAACTGTCTGATCCAACCCGATGTTTCGCGCAAGCGGAAACAATGCGAGTCACGAGCAGAATTTATTGGACGACACATGCTTCGTCAACACAGCAGTCCAGCAATGATCAGCTCTCGCAATGCATCAACGGCCAGCGACTTCTTGAACGCCGGCGATAGACGTCCTTCCTTCGCTGCACGAATTGTGGATGTCAAGATACCCGAACTAGAGGGCAGATGGatggaagctgaagctgtcTACTAG
- a CDS encoding putative DUF221 domain protein (COG:S;~EggNog:ENOG410PH8S;~InterPro:IPR003864,IPR027815,IPR032880;~PFAM:PF02714,PF14703,PF13967;~TransMembrane:11 (n7-15c20/21o44-63i125-144o174-193i432-454o484-503i524-548o560-580i592-608o633-666i687-707o713-733i);~go_component: GO:0016020 - membrane [Evidence IEA]), with the protein MSFTRSAVAAMVTAVTIANNHTGDEGPPNPTDPVTGQRDLYTQLIISLGLGVMACLSFCLLRPKWTELYAARRRQHHTDLNLPELPDSFFGWVPVLYRITEEQVLQSAGLDAFVFLSFFRFAMRFLFTIFMLSAVILLPIHYSYTGKLGVEDWDKYIDVDKDGKKPLITDPPYLWTYVVFTYIFSGIAIYMLLHETKKIIHIRQRYLGGQTSTTDRTIRLSGIPAEMGSEEKITEFIEGLHIGEVQSITLCRNWSSLDNLIEERFKVLRNLETAWVKYLGYKRARKAGDTLPLRHQEPVDSSFISEDDERMRLLLENGQDDAFNRVKTRPTVRLWYGPLKLRYRKVDAIDYHEEALRRLDEQIQSARQKEYPPTELAFVTMKSIAAAQMLVQAILDPHPMQLLARLAPAPADVVWGNTYLPRSRRMMQSWSITALICFLSVFWSVLLVPVGTLLKLETLHKVWPQLADLLARHPLATSLVQTGLPTLAFSLLTVAVPYLYNWLSSHQGMMSRGDVELSVISKSFFFSFFNLFVVFTVIGTVTNFYSFWERLRDSFKDATTIARVIAGSLEGLAPFYYKFLILQGLGLFPLRLLEFGSVFMYPINFFMAKTPRDFAELSAPPTFSYGYSVPQSILVFIICVVYSVLPSSWLICFFGLMYFTIGNFICKYQLLYAMDHRQHSTGRAWPMICNRVLVGLTVFQMAMAGLVAARKAITPSLLIVPLIGATVWFSYFYTQSYEPLTKFIALKSIYRDTPNSGDISPSLSSTFSPPPAIDRDAFPVRLGGQVMPLKLKKYINPSLILPLDSAWLPGRDPVPELQEEFEHYQDQNHVSV; encoded by the exons ATGTCGTTCACGAGGTCTGCCGTGGCCGCAATGGTAACTGCTGTTACTATTGCAAATAACCACACCGGGGATGAAGGGCCACCGAACCCGACTGACCCGGTCACTGGCCAGCGAGACCTGTATACGCAGCTTATCATTAGCTTGGGTCTAGGAGTAATGGCGTGTCTATCCTTTTGT CTTCTACGGCCGAAATGGACGGAATTATACGCGGCTCGGAGGCGACAACACCATACGGATTTAAACCTACCAGAGCTTCCTGACAGCTTTTTTGGATGGGTGCCCGTGCTGTACCGAATAACTGAAGAACAAGTTCTCCAGTCTGCGGGGCTGGATGCCTTCGTT TTCCTCTCCTTTTTCCGCTTTGCGATGCGATTCCTGTTCACCATTTTTATGTTGTCTGCGGTGATCCTTCTCCCGATTCATTATAGCTACACCGGAAAGTTAGGCGTTGAGGATTGGGATAAGTATATCGATGTTGACAAGGATGGGAAGAAACCATTAATTACCGACCCGCCGTATCTTTGGACATATGTAGTATTCACCTACATATTTAGCGGTATCGCCATCTATATGCTGCTTCACGAGACGAAGAAAATCATCCACATCAGACAGAGATACCTCGGGGGGCAAACGAGCACAACTGATCGGACAATTCGTTTATCAGGTATTCCGGCAGAAATGGGATCTGAAGAAAAAATCACCGAATTCATCGAGGGCTTGCACATTGGGGAAGTCCAAAGTATTACGCTTTGCCGGAATTGGAGTTCACTGGATAATTTGATTGAAGAACGATTTAAAGTGCTACGGAATCTAGAAACCGCCTGGGTCAAGTATTTGGGCTACAAGCGGGCCAGGAAGGCTGGAGATACTTTGCCCCTGAGACATCAGGAGCCTGTTGATTCCAGCTTTATTTCcgaagatgatgaaagaATGCGCCTTCTCTTGGAAAATGGACAAGATGATGCATTTAACCGAGTCAAAACACGACCAACGGTACGCTTATGGTACGGTCCCTTGAAACTACGCTACCGAAAGGTCGATGCCATAGACTATCACGAGGAGGCACTCCGACGACTTGATGAGCAGATTCAGAGTGCACGCCAAAAGGAGTACCCACCCACTGAGCTTGCATTCGTGACTATGAAATCTATCGCTGCGGCACAAATGCTTGTTCAGGCGATCCTCGACCCCCATCCAATGCAGCTCCTCGCTAGACTGGCCCCGGCCCCGGCGGACGTCGTTTGGGGAAATACCTACCTACCACGCTCAAGGCGAATGATGCAGTCGTGGTCTATCACCGCACTCATTTGTTTTCTCTCTGTTTTCTGGTCCGTGTTACTGGTGCCCGTTGGAACCCTCCTAAAGTTGGAGACTCTCCACAAAGTGTGGCCTCAGCTGgccgatcttcttgctcgaCATCCACTCGCTACATCGCTTGTCCAGACAGGTCTTCCGACCTTGGCTTTCTCTTTACTGACTGTTGCGGTCCCTTATTTATACAATT GGCTCTCAAGCCACCAAGGAATGATGTCCCGAGGGGATGTAGAACTTTCTGTGATCTCAAagagtttctttttctcgttcttcaatctctttgTGGTTTTCACCGTTATCGGTACTGTCACGAACTTCTATAGTTTTTGGGAGCGCCTTCGAGATTCTTTCAAAGACGCCACTACCATTGCGCGTGTCATCGCTGGCTCCCTAGAGGGGCTGGCACCATTCTATTACAAATTTTTAATCCTTCAAGGTTTGGGACTGTTCCCGCTCCGACTTTTGGAGTTCGGGAGCGTGTTTATGTACCCTATCAACTTCTTCATGGCTAAGACGCCGCGAGATTTTGCCGAACTCTCTGCACCTCCGACGTTCAGTTATGGGTATTCGGTTCCACAGTCAATACTTGTGTTCATCATCTGTGTGGTGTACAGCGTGTTACCGAGCTCATGGCTGATCTGCTTTTTTGGGTTGATGTACTTCACAATCGGCAATTTTATCTGCAAATATCAGCTTCTATATGCCATGGATCACCGACAACACTCGACAGGTCGCGCATGGCCGATGATCTGCAATCGAGTCCTAGTGGGTCTGACGGTCTTCCAgatggccatggctggcttGGTTGCTGCCCGAAAAGCAATTACTCCGTCGTTACTCATTGTTCCCTTAATTGGGGCTACGGTGTGGTTCAGTTACTTTTACACTCAAAGCTACGAACCACTAACTAAGTTCATTGCTTTGAAGAGTATCTACCGTGACACACCAAACTCAGGTGACATCTCCCCCTCCCTGTCATCGACATTTTCACCACCCCCTGCTATCGATCGTGATGCGTTCCCGGTCCGGCTTGGGGGCCAGGTGATGCCGCTTAAACTGAAGAAATATATCAACCCAAGTCTCATCTTACCTCTGGACAGTGCTTGGCTCCCTGGGCGCGACCCTGTGCCTGAACTgcaggaggaatttgagCACTACCAGGACCAGAACCATGTCTCAGTCTAA